A genomic region of Pseudomonas sp. RSB 5.4 contains the following coding sequences:
- a CDS encoding thiamine pyrophosphate-binding protein, whose protein sequence is MSKSGTITPPSRLARFWHKWRFHLNVLLLLIPLGFMPKYFADASLFRGDSGLGQREIGNIQVGPWSLRLAELRNEAPTLTGPAGYMKDFSAALCDACIEQVKATYLRIGKPRSLRAAGTIFFGTPYRMGTQMPIPEKTRPDAELWITMEGWDGSMHQASIPLSQASPATLAWLNQQGAKP, encoded by the coding sequence GTGAGCAAGTCCGGCACGATCACACCGCCCTCCCGACTGGCCCGTTTCTGGCACAAATGGCGCTTTCACCTCAATGTCCTGCTCCTGCTGATCCCGCTGGGCTTCATGCCCAAGTACTTCGCCGACGCTTCGCTGTTTCGCGGCGACAGCGGTTTGGGTCAACGGGAGATTGGCAACATCCAGGTCGGCCCGTGGAGCCTGCGACTGGCCGAATTGCGCAACGAAGCACCGACTCTCACCGGACCGGCCGGCTATATGAAGGATTTCAGCGCCGCCCTGTGCGATGCCTGTATCGAACAGGTCAAGGCTACCTACCTGCGCATCGGCAAGCCGCGCAGCCTGCGCGCCGCTGGCACTATCTTCTTCGGTACGCCGTACCGCATGGGCACACAAATGCCGATTCCGGAAAAGACCCGTCCCGACGCCGAACTGTGGATCACCATGGAAGGCTGGGACGGCAGCATGCATCAGGCCTCGATTCCCCTGAGCCAGGCCTCCCCCGCGACCCTCGCCTGGCTGAACCAACAAGGAGCCAAACCATGA
- a CDS encoding DUF6162 family protein translates to MSTPTTQVVRPAGAGHETLNVLLLCLLILAVAGSVVAWRGVSHEPEPVSSHQLDARRDLSAAEQGIYADLRVTLDEIRLLREEQQSLPTPQNLAEEGFAPFAQDASSVSRGGHAWQLLADRAYFGHSQSPAVAGSFVMLLSADASAAPDIWLNRDADLQTPAELTDAALSAAGWKQIVAQFDAGVTREHRH, encoded by the coding sequence ATGAGCACGCCCACCACCCAAGTCGTACGTCCGGCCGGCGCCGGGCATGAAACCCTTAATGTTCTGCTGTTGTGTTTGCTGATCCTTGCCGTCGCCGGATCAGTGGTGGCATGGCGCGGGGTGTCCCATGAGCCGGAGCCGGTTTCCAGCCATCAACTCGATGCACGGCGCGACCTGAGTGCCGCCGAGCAAGGCATCTATGCCGACCTGCGGGTGACCCTCGACGAGATCCGCCTGCTGCGTGAAGAGCAGCAAAGCCTGCCGACCCCGCAAAATCTGGCCGAGGAAGGTTTCGCCCCGTTCGCTCAGGACGCCAGCTCGGTCAGCCGTGGCGGCCATGCCTGGCAATTACTGGCGGACCGCGCCTATTTCGGCCACAGCCAGTCGCCCGCCGTCGCCGGTTCGTTCGTGATGTTGCTGAGCGCCGACGCCAGTGCCGCGCCGGACATCTGGCTTAACCGCGACGCCGATCTGCAAACGCCTGCCGAGCTGACCGACGCAGCGCTGTCCGCCGCCGGCTGGAAACAGATCGTCGCGCAGTTCGATGCCGGCGTGACCCGCGAACATCGCCACTGA
- a CDS encoding metal ABC transporter substrate-binding protein, translating to MLISLTRRPLLRTLLIGLCACLLSPLASAEPGKRLRIGITLHPYYSYVANIVGDKADVVPLIPAGFNPHAYEPRAEDIKRISGLDVIVLNGVGHDDFADRMIAASETPNIKTIEANENVPLLAATGTAARGAGKVVNPHTFLSISASIAQVNNIARELGKLDPDNAKTYTQNARAYGKRLRQMRADALAKLTQAPNAELRVATVHAAYDYLLREFGLEVTAVVEPAHGIEPSPSQLKKTIDQLRELDVKVIFSEMDFPSTYVETIQRESGVKLYPLSHISYGEYTADKYEKEMTGNLDTVVRAIQESGA from the coding sequence ATGCTTATTTCACTGACTCGCCGTCCCCTCCTGCGCACTCTGCTGATAGGCCTGTGCGCGTGCCTGCTGAGCCCGCTGGCCAGCGCCGAACCAGGCAAACGCCTGCGCATCGGCATCACCCTGCATCCGTATTACAGCTATGTGGCGAACATCGTCGGCGACAAGGCCGATGTGGTGCCGCTAATTCCCGCCGGTTTCAACCCGCACGCCTATGAGCCGCGCGCCGAAGACATCAAGCGCATCAGCGGCCTGGATGTGATCGTGCTCAACGGTGTCGGCCATGACGACTTCGCCGACCGCATGATCGCCGCCAGCGAAACGCCGAACATCAAGACCATCGAAGCCAACGAAAACGTGCCGCTGCTGGCCGCCACCGGTACCGCTGCGCGCGGCGCCGGCAAAGTGGTCAACCCGCACACGTTCCTGTCGATCAGCGCCTCGATTGCCCAGGTCAACAACATCGCCCGCGAGCTGGGCAAACTCGATCCGGACAACGCCAAGACCTACACCCAGAACGCCCGCGCCTACGGCAAACGCCTGCGGCAGATGCGCGCCGATGCGCTGGCCAAACTGACCCAGGCGCCCAACGCCGAACTGCGTGTGGCCACGGTGCATGCGGCCTACGACTATCTGCTGCGCGAGTTCGGCCTGGAAGTGACGGCCGTGGTCGAGCCGGCCCACGGCATCGAACCCAGCCCGAGCCAGTTGAAAAAGACCATCGACCAACTGCGCGAACTCGACGTCAAGGTGATCTTCTCCGAGATGGATTTCCCCTCCACCTACGTCGAAACCATCCAGCGTGAGTCGGGGGTGAAGCTGTATCCGCTGTCGCACATTTCCTACGGCGAATACACCGCCGACAAGTACGAAAAGGAAATGACCGGCAACCTCGACACCGTGGTGCGGGCGATTCAGGAGTCCGGGGCATGA